CACGAGATACTACGACATAAGAATCCATTTATCAATAATTTCACTCTGACAGATTATCGTATCTATATTGATATTATTGATGATTATTATGAAGATACCGGCGACGATGATAATATGGTTGTTAATGATAAATATGTAAAAACACTAGTAATAAGAAAATCTCAATCTCAAGATAGAAAACTGGAACTTCTGATTCAAAGATTACAAAAGCAAAATATTGATGAAGAGATAATGACAAATTTGTTAAATAAAATAGGAAAGCTCTATGATAGAGATGATAAAATAGAGTTTTTATTGACATTAGTAAGAACTGAGGGGTTGACTGTCAGGTTTCGCTCTGATTGTGTCATGCTGCTGGCTGGGATGCTAGAGAGCTACGGCGATGAGAAGGCGATAAAGATCCTCCTGTCACTGGTGAAGAATAAGAAGTTACCTGAAAAGGTGCGCGGCGATTGTATAGGAGTATTGACCAGTATATTAAGTAGATATTATAATAAGAAGGCCATAGAGGTTCTGCTGTCATTGGTGAGAAATGAGAAGTTATCTATAGATATGCGTCAAAAATGTGTAGAAGGCTTGGCGAAGGTACTGGGCGGTCATGGCGATGGTGAGGCGATAGAGGTTCTGCTGTCATTGGTGAGGGACGAGCGGCTAGCGATAGTGTTACGCCTGGTCTGTGTCGAGGAGCTGGGCCACCTGGCCAAAGAGGTCCCGCTAGCGCAGACGGGAGCGCTAGCTGCGCTGGCCGATCTCAGTCTGCACAGCGAAGTGCGTGCTGCTCTGGCTCTTGCTTTGGGGCAAAGTGAACATCGCACCCTTGCTGCTCCCCTGCGCGTCTGTTGGCAGCGTGAGCAAGATGAGAGACTCAAACGCACCCTGCTGTTGGCCCTGGTATGCCTTGATGATCTAGATCTGAGCGTTCTGGCAGAGGCTGAAGAGCTGGCTCTCCAGGGCCAGCCTGATAGGCTTTCCTCTTCAGAGAGTGCCCTATGGAAATCCCATTTACCTGAGTATCTGGTAAAGCATAGCGGGGCAGAGACGCTGGGGCGCTTGCTGAGGAGGAGTCGGTTTGCGAGGGGACAGCTCTCGCTCTCGTTGATAGAGGCAATAGAGGCCGCTGAACGTCGCGACCTGGTGCCTATGCTGCTCGACGTCTTGGAGCACTCATCGATGAAGGCGGCACTGATTAGCCTCAGAGGCGCAAAGCTCTGGAGACTCATACAGGCGATCAGCCAGCTCGGCGAAACGCCCGAAGTCGCCAGGCGCCTGCTCGCCCTCTTTCAAAAGGCAGTGATAGATTCCAACCTTTCGGTCCGCTACTGGGTAGTTGATTGCCTTTTCGAAGCGCTCTGGCACGTCACGCGGCGGGCTGGCCTGCTGGTCGTCGAACGCCCGCGCGGCAGCCAACGCTACGTCCTGCTCCCGCGCCGCGGCTCCAGTCCTGCCGACGGCCTGCCTAACCTCTCCTAGGCCCCGTCTCCATCTCCTCATAACGCAGCAGATGCGAC
This genomic interval from Thermogemmatispora onikobensis contains the following:
- a CDS encoding HEAT repeat domain-containing protein, whose protein sequence is HEILRHKNPFINNFTLTDYRIYIDIIDDYYEDTGDDDNMVVNDKYVKTLVIRKSQSQDRKLELLIQRLQKQNIDEEIMTNLLNKIGKLYDRDDKIEFLLTLVRTEGLTVRFRSDCVMLLAGMLESYGDEKAIKILLSLVKNKKLPEKVRGDCIGVLTSILSRYYNKKAIEVLLSLVRNEKLSIDMRQKCVEGLAKVLGGHGDGEAIEVLLSLVRDERLAIVLRLVCVEELGHLAKEVPLAQTGALAALADLSLHSEVRAALALALGQSEHRTLAAPLRVCWQREQDERLKRTLLLALVCLDDLDLSVLAEAEELALQGQPDRLSSSESALWKSHLPEYLVKHSGAETLGRLLRRSRFARGQLSLSLIEAIEAAERRDLVPMLLDVLEHSSMKAALISLRGAKLWRLIQAISQLGETPEVARRLLALFQKAVIDSNLSVRYWVVDCLFEALWHVTRRAGLLVVERPRGSQRYVLLPRRGSSPADGLPNLS